From the Desulfobacterales bacterium genome, one window contains:
- a CDS encoding hydrogenase maturation nickel metallochaperone HypA: MHELNVLMEVVDQVETMATEQKIEKVAAIVLEIGELSSVVPHFMEEYYPLIVENKECLKDSKLVIERIPGEARCTNCDEIYNVVQNDGFCPLCGRFEKEVLQGREFMIKEIWV, translated from the coding sequence ATGCATGAATTGAACGTCCTGATGGAGGTTGTTGACCAGGTGGAGACGATGGCAACGGAACAGAAAATAGAAAAAGTCGCCGCGATCGTTCTCGAGATCGGTGAGCTTTCGTCCGTTGTTCCCCACTTTATGGAAGAGTACTATCCGCTGATCGTCGAAAACAAGGAATGTTTGAAGGATTCGAAGCTTGTGATCGAGCGGATACCGGGCGAGGCAAGGTGCACAAACTGCGACGAGATTTACAATGTGGTTCAAAACGACGGGTTTTGCCCGCTATGCGGCCGGTTTGAAAAGGAAGTTCTTCAGGGGCGAGAGTTTATGATTAAGGAAATCTGGGTATAG